The nucleotide sequence AACCCGCTGACCTTCGACTCGTACGCCGAGCTGCGCGACCTGTTCCGCGCGCTCAACTACGCGAGCGACGTGAAGGTGATCGTGGTCACGGGCGCGGGCGGCAACTTCTGCTCGGGCGGCGACGTGCACGAGATCATCGGCCCGCTGACCGGCATGCGCATGCCCGAGCTGCTCGAGTTCACGCGCATGACCGGCGACCTGGTGAAGGCGATCCGCGCCTGCCCGCAGCCGATCGTCGGCGCCATCGACGGCGTGTGCGCCGGCGCCGGCGCGATGATCGCGCTGGCCTGCGACCTGCGCTACGGCTCGCCCGCCACGCGCACCGCCTTCCTGTTCACGCGCGTCGGCCTGGCCGGCGCGGACATGGGCGCCTGCGCGCTGCTGCCGCGCGTGATCGGCCAGGGCCGTGCTTCCGAGCTGCTGTTCACGGGCCGCGCGATGACCGCGCAGGAAGGCCATGCCTGGGGCTTCTTCAACGCGCTGCACGAGAGCGACGCGCTGCTCGAGGCCGCGACCAAGATGGCACGCGAGCTGGCCGAGGGCCCGAGCTTCGCGCACGGCATGACCAAGACCATGCTGGCGCAGGAATGGTCGATGACCATCGACCAGGCGATCGAGGCCGAGGCGCAGGCGCAGGCGATCTGCATGCAGACCGAGGACTTCCGCCGCGCCTACGAGGCCTTCGCGGCCAAGCGCAAGCCGGTGTTCGGCGGGGACTGAGGCCATGGCGAAGATCCCGGCTCCTCCTTCCACCGCGCACCTGGCGCTGCCTTTCTTCGACGAGGCGCACCGCACGCTCGCGAGCGACCTGCTGCCCTGGTGCGCCGCGCAGGAGGTCGACGAACGCGACGACCGCGCGGCCTGCCGCGAATGGGTGCGCCGCCTCGGCGACGGCGGCTGGCTGCGCTACGCGGTGCCCGGCAGCGCCGGCGGCGCGCTCGAGCGCCTCGATTCGCGCGCGCTGGTGCTGCTGCGCGAAACCCTCGGCTACCACTCGCCGCTGGCCGATTTCGCCTTCGCGATGCAGGGCCTGGGCAGCGGCGCGATCACGCTCGCGGGCACGCCCGAGCAGCAGTCGCGCTACCTCGGCGCGGTCGGCAAGGGCGAGAAGATCGCGGCCTTCGCGCTGAGCGAGCCCGAGGCAGGCTCGGACGTGGCCGCCATGGCCATGCGCGCCGAGCCCACGGCCGACGGCTGGCGCCTCGATGGCAGCAAGACCTGGATCAGCAACGGCGGCATCGCCGACTTCTACTGCGTGTTCGCCAAGACCGATCCCGCGGGCGGCACGCGCGGCATCACGGTGTTCATCGTCGATGCGAGCACGCCCGGCCTCGACACCTCCGAGCACATCGACGTGATGGCGCCGCATCCGCTGGCCACCCTGCGCTTCGACGACTGCGTGGTGCCGCGGGACGCGCAGCTCGGCGAACTCAACGGCGGCTTCAAGCTCGCGATGCGCACGCTCGACATCTTCCGCGCCTCGGTGGCCGGTGCCGCGCTCGGCATGGGCCGGCGCGCGCTGGCCGAGGCGATCTCGCATGCGAAGAACCGCCGCATGTTCGGCCAGACGCTGGCCGACTTCCAGCTCACGCAGGCCAAGCTCGGCGAGATGGCGGCGCTGATCGACGGCGCGGCGCTGCTGACCTACCGCGCGGCCTGGATGCGCGACGAGGCCGAGCAGCGCGGCGGCGCGCCGGTGGGCGACGTGTCGGCCGCGGCCGCGATGGCCAAGATGGCCGCGACCGAGAACGCCAGCCGCGTGATCGACATGGCGCTGCAGATGCATGGCGGCCTCGGCGTCAAGGTCGGCACCAAGATCGAGGCCCTCTACCGCGACATCCGTTCGCTGCGCATCTACGAGGGCGCGACGGAAGTGCAGCAACTGATCATCGGCAAATCCGTACTGCGGGGATGAACACCGTGACCGCTCCATCCGCCCAAGTCGACCGCTTCGTGCACGACCGGCTGCCGCCCGCGGCGCAGCTGCCGGTCTTTCGCTACGACCGGCCCGAACTGCAACTGCCCGACCGGCTCAACCTGGTCGAGGAACTGCTCGACAAGGCGCCCGCCAAGGGCTTCGGCGACCGGCCGCTGCTGCGCTCGCCGCAGGGCACGCTCAGCTATTCGCAGGCCGCCATCGAGGTCAACCGCATCGCACAGGTGCTGACCGAGGACCTGGGCCTGGTGCCCGGCAACCGCGTGCTGCTGCGCGGCGGCAACTCGGTGGCGATGGCGCTGGCCTGGCTCGCGGTGGTGAAGGCGGGACTGATCGCCGTCGCAACCATGCCGCTGCTGCGCGCCAAGGAGCTCGGCGACATCATCGAGAAGTCGCAGCCGGTGGCCGCGCTGTGCGACGGCCGCCTGCTCGACGAGCTGGTGGCCGCGCAGCAGGCGCACCCGGTGCTCGCCGACATCGTCGCCTTCAACCGGCCCGATGCGCCCGATTCGCTGTCGACACGTGCGGCCGCCAAGAGCGGCATCTTCGAGGCCTGCCCCACGGCGGCCGACGACATCGCGCTCTTGGCCTTCACCTCGGGCACCACGGGCAAGCCGAAGGCGCCCGTGACCACGCATCGCGACGTGCTCGCGATGTGCGAGACCTGGCCGCGCCACGTGCTGCGGGCGCGGCCCGACGACGTGGTGGTGGGCTCGCCGCCGCTGGCCTTCACCTTCGGGCTCGGCGGGCTGCTGGTGTTCCCGATGTACGCGGGCGCCTCGATCTACTTCCCCGACGCGCCCTTCACGCCCGAGGGCCTGGTGAAGCTGATCAACGAGGTCGGCGCGACCATCTGCTACACCGCGCCGACGTTCTACCGCCAGATGGCGCCGTTCGTGAAGCAGCACGGCGCGCCCACGCTGCGCATCAGCGTGAGCGCGGGCGAGGCCCTGCCCGATGCCACGCGCCAGCTCTGGAAGGAGGCCACCGGCCTCGAGATGCTCGACGGCATCGGCGGCACCGAGGTGTTCCACATCTACATCTCGGCCGCGGGCGACGAGGTGCGCCGCGGCGCCGTCGGCAAGGCCGTGCCGGGCTTCATCGCCAAGGTGGTCGATGCCGAGGGCAACGAGGTGCCGCGCGGCACGGTCGGCAAGCTGGCGCTGCAGGGCCCGGTGGGCTGCCGCTACCTCGACGACGCGCGGCAGGCCGACTACGTGAAGAACGGCTGGAACTATCCGGGCGATTCCTTCGTCCAGGACGACGACGGCTATTTCTTCTACCAGGCGCGCGCCGACGACATGATCATCACCGCCGGCTACAACGTCGGCGGCCCCGAGGTCGAGGATGCGCTGCTCAAGCATCCGGCCGTGGCCGAGTGCGGCGTGATCGGCAAGCCCGATGCCGACCGCGGCATGATCGTCAAGGCCTTCTGCGTGCTGAAGCCCGGACAGACCGGCGATGCCGGCCTCGTGAAGGCGCTGCAGGACCACGTGAAGGCCACGATCGCGCCGTTCAAGTACCCGCGCGAGATCGAGTTCGTGTCCGTGCTGCCACGCACCGAAACCGGCAAGCTGCAACGCTTCAAACTGAGACAAACCGAAGACAACAGGTCCACCACATCATGATCAAACTCTTGCAGCCTCCGGGCTGGTTGCCCCCCAAGGGCTATGCGAATGGCGTCGCCGCGCGCGGCACCATGGTGTTCGTCGGCGGACAGATCGGCTGGAATGCCCAGCAGCAGTTCGAGTCGGACGATTTCATCGACCAGTGCGGCCTGGCGCTGCGCAACATCGTCGAGGTGCTGCGCGAGGCCGGTGCCGGCCCCGAGCACATGGTGCGCATGACTTGGTACGTGGTCGACCGCGACGAGTACAGCCGCCGGCTCGCCGAGCTCGGCCCGGTGTACCGCGATGCGATGGGCCGCAACTTCCCGGCCATGACCTGCGTGCAGGTCGCGGCGCTGGTGGAGCCGCGCGCGAAGATCGAGATCGAGGTCACGGCGGTCGTGCCGGACTGACGAAGGCCCTTCGCCCCATCAACGACAAAGCCCTCTCGCGAGGGCTTTTTTTTGGGGCGCGCGCTTTGCGTTGTTGCAACGCGCTTGCGAATCCACGGCGGGAAAAGAAAAAGGGTCTTTCGTTTCCGAAAGACCCTTATCAATTTGGTTGCGCGAGCAAGATTTGAACTTGCGACCTTTGGGTTATGAGCCCAACGAGCTACCAGGCTGCTCCATCGCGCGGCAAGAGATAAATTATAGCACTTATTCCGCGGCGTTCTGCTCGGTGGCAGAAACTTCGCTCACTTCAGGGCGATCGACGAGTTCGACCAGCGCCATCGGCGCGTTGTCGCCCACGCGGAAACCCATCTTGAGGATGCGGGTGTAGCCACCGGGACGCGCGGCGAAGCGCGGGCCCAGTTCGCCGAACAGCTTGACGACGGAGTCGCGGCTGCGCAGGCGGTCGAAGGCCAGGCGCTTGTTGGCGACGGTGGGCTTCTTGGCGAGCGTGATCATCGGCTCGATGACGCGGCGCAGTTCCTTGGCCTTGGGGACCGTGGTCTTGATGACTTCGTGCTCGATGAGCGAGTTCATCATGTTCTGCAGCATCGCGAGGCGGTGCGAGCTGGTGCGGTTGAGTTTGCGGAGTCCGTGTCCGTGACGCATGGTGCTTTCCTTTGCTTTTTGAAGAACGGGCAGCCGTGTCAGGTACTGCCCGGTGCACTGGCCCTTTTCAGAGGGCCGTTAAAAAAATCAACGCTTGTCGAGGCCGGCCGGCGGCCAGCTTTCGAGCTTCATACCCAGGGTCAGGCCGCGCGAGGCGAGCACTTCCTTGATTTCGTTGAGCGACTTGCGCCCCAGGTTCGGGGTCTTGAGCAGCTCGTTCTCGGTACGCTGGATCAGGTCGCCGATGTAGTAGATGTTTTCGGCCTTCAGGCAGTTGGCCGAACGCACGGTGAGCTCGAGCTCGTCGACCGGGCGCAGCAGGATCGGGTCGAACTGCTGTGCGCTGCGCGGTGCCGGGGCATCGAACGCGGCCAGTTCGCCACCTTCGAGCTGCGCGAACACGGCGAGTTGCTCGACCAGGATCTTGGCCGAGGCGCGCACGGCGTCTTCGGCGGTGATCGCGCCGTTGGTCTCGATTTCGACCAGCAGCTTGTCGAGGTCGGTGCGCTGCTCGACGCGGGCGCTTTCGACGGTGTAGCTCACGCGCTTCACGGGCGAGAACGAAGCATCGAGAACGATGCGGCCGATCGACTTGGTCGGCTCGTCGGCATAGCGGCGCATCGTGCCGGGCACGTAGCCGCGGCCCTTCTCGACCTTGATCTGCATGTCGAGCTTGCCGCCTTGCGACAGGTGCGCGATCACGTGGTCGGGATTGATGATCTCGACGTCGTGCGGGGTCTGGATGTCCGATGCCAGGACCGGGCCTTCGCCGTCCTTGCGCAGGCTCAGCGTGACTTCATCGCGGTTGTGGAGCTTGAACACCACGCCCTTGAGGTTCAGCAGGATGTTGACGACGTCTTCCTGCACGCCATCGATCGACGAGTACTCGTGCAGAACGCCGGCGATCGTGACTTCGGTGGCCGAATAACCGACCATGGACGACAGCAGCACGCGACGCAGCGCGTTGCCGAGCGTGTGGCCGTAGCCGCGCTCGAAAGGCTCGAGCGTCACCTTGGCCTTGTTGGCCGCGAGTTGCTCGACCTGGATGGTCTTGGGTTTCAGCAGGGTGGTTTGCATGCAGACTTCCTCTCAATACCCCCGGCTCGTTACACCGGTAAGGCTGGTGAAGCGCCTGGCCCGCAGCGCGAGTGCGGCACGAACCAGGAACGTGAACAACAAAAACAGGACTCCCGCCGCCGCTTGCGCGGTGCGGGAGTGGAAATCAACGCGAATACAGTTCGACGATCAGCGATTCGTTGATGTCCGCAGCGAACTCGTCGCGATCCGGGACCTTCTTGAAGGTGCCTTCGGCCTTGTCGGCATTCACGTCGACCCAGCCGGGGATACCGACTTGCTGGGCGAGTTGCAGCGCTTCGACGATGCGGTTCTGCTTCTTCGACTTCTCGCGCACGGCGATCACGTCGCCGGTCTTGACCAGGTACGACGGGATGTTGACCGACTGGCCGTTCACCGTGATCGCCTTGTGCGACACGAGCTGACGCGCTTCGGCGCGGGTCGAGCCGAAGCCCATGCGGTAGACGACGTTGTCCAGGCGCGATTCGAGCAGGAACAGCAGGTTGGCGCCGGTGTTGCCACGGCGGCGATCGGCTTCCTCGAAGTAGCGGCGGAACTGCTTCTCGAGCACGCCGTACATGCGCTTGACCTTCTGCTTCTCACGCAGCTGCAGACCGTAGTCCGAGGTGCGCTGACCCGAGGTGCGGCCGTGCTGGCCGGGCTTGGAGTCGAACTTGGCCTTGTCCTGGATCGAGCGGCGGGCGCTCTTCAGGAACAGGTCGGTGCCTTCGCGGCGGGAAAGTTTGGCCTTGGGGCCGAGGTAGCGTGCCACGTCTTTTCCTTTGTTTGCTGCCGCAGTCGCCTGCGGGAGCCATCGACAAGATATTGCCGATGGCGGTGGGCTTAGTTAAAAAACAAATGCGCAGCCGCTTTGAAACGGCTGCGCCTGAGGGGGCTGACGATCAGATGCGACGACGCTTCTGGGGGCGGCAGCCGTTGTGCGGAACGGGCGTCACGTCGGCAATGGAATTGATCCGGATGCCGAGCGCAGCCAGTGCGCGCACCGACGATTCGCGACCGGGGCCGGGGCCCTTGATCTCGACGTCGAGGTTCTTGATGCCTTGTTCGACAGCAGCACGGCCGGCCACTTCCGAAGCGACCTGCGCAGCGAACGGGGTCGACTTGCGCGAGCCCTTGAAGCCCTGGCCACCCGACGAAGCCCACGACAGGGCGTTGCCCTGGCGATCGGTGATCGTGATGATGGTGTTGTTGAACGAGGCGTGCACGTGGGCGATGCCGTCCGCAACGTTCTTGCGAACCTTCTTGCGAACGCGCTGTGCGGCGTTGTTGGCAGGAGCTTTAGCCATGCTGTTTCAATCCTTACTTCTTCAGGGACTGCGCAGCCTTGCGCGGACCCTTGCGGGTGCGGGCATTGGTGCGCGTGCGCTGGCCGCGCATCGGCAGGCCGCGACGATGACGGAAGCCGCGGTAGCAGCCGATGTCCATCAAGCGCTTGATGTTCATCGTCGTCTCGCGGCGCAGGTCGCCTTCGATCGTGAACAAGGCGATCTGGTCGCGGATCTTCTCGAGATCGGCGTCGGTCAGATCCTTGATCTTCTTCGAATATTCGATGCCGCTCGCTTCGCAGATTTGACGGGCGCGGGTGCGACCGATACCGAAGATGGCGGTCAGGCCGATCTCAGCGTGCTTGTGCGGCGGAATGTTGATGCCAGCAATACGTGCCATGTGCGTCCTCTAATACTCTTTGATCAACCCTGGCGCTGCTTGTGGCGCGGGTCGGTACAGATCACGCGCACCACACCCTTGCGGCGGATGATCTTGCAATTACGGCAGATGGTTTTGACCGAAGCCGAAACTCTCATTTCACTCTCCTAAATCTCTGTTCAACCGGCGGGGGGACGGTGCCCTGTGCCTTACGAAGTCTTGAAATTGGCCTTCTTCAGCAGCGACTCGTACTGCTGGGACATCATGTAGTTCTGCACCTGGGCCATGAAGTCCATCGTGACGACCACGATGATCAACAGGGAGGTACCACCGAAGTAGAACGGGACGTTGTACTTCAGGATCAGGAACTCGGGCAGCAGACAGACGAAGGTGATGTACACCGCGCCGGCCAACGTCAGGCGAACCAGGATCTTGTCGATGTAGCGTGCCGTCTGGTCACCCGGGCGGATGCCCGGAATGAACGCACCGCTCTTCTTCAGGTTGTCGGCGGTCTCGCGGCTGTTGAACACGAGGGCCGTATAGAAGAAGCAGAAGAACACGATCGCGGCGGCATACAGCAGCACGTAGATCGGCTCGCCCGGGCGCAGAGCGCTCGCCACGTCCTTGATCCAGCGGAACCCGCCTTCGCCGGTGCTGAACCAGCCCACCACCGTTGCCGGCAGCAGAATGATCGAGGACGCGAAGATCGGCGGAATCACACCGGCCATGTTCAGCTTCAGCGGCAGGTGCGACGACTGGCCGCCATACACCTTGTTGCCGACCTGGCGCCGCGCATAGTTCACGAGGATCTTGCGTTGGCCGCGTTCGACGAACACCACGAAGTAGGTGACCAGCACCACCACCGCGACGATGAACAGCGCGATGATCACGTTCATGGCGCCGGTACGCACCAGCTCCAGCAGACCGCCGATGGCGTTCGGCAGACCGGCGGCGATACCCGCGAAGATCAGGATCGAGATGCCGTTGCCCAGGCCGCGTTCGGTGATCTGCTCGCCGAGCCACATCAGGAACATCGAACCTGCCGTCAGGCTCACCATGGCGGTGATGCGGAAGCCGAAGCCGGGCGAGATCACCAGGCCGGCCGACGACTCGAGCGCCACCGCGATGCTGAACGACTGGAACAGCGCCAGACCCAGTGCACCGTAACGGGTGTACTGCGTGATCTTGCGACGGCCCGCCTCGCCTTCCTTCTTCAATTGCTCGAAGCTCGGAAGCACGTAGGTCATCAGCTGCATGATGATCGACGCCGAGATGTACGGCATGATCCCCAGCGCAAACACCGTGAAACGCGACAGCGCGCCACCCGAGAACATGTTGAACAGGCTCAGGATGCCGCCCTGCTGCCCCTGGAACAACGCCGCGAGCTGGTCGGGGTTGATGCCGGGCACGGGAATGTGCGCGCCGATCCGGTAGACCACGAGCGCGAGCAGCAAGAAGACCAGCCGGCGACGCAGGTCGCCGAACTTGCCCGTCTTTGCGATCGTTGCCGCGTTAGTTGCCACGAGGAGCTTCTTTCAGTCCGAAGGTCTGTCGATCAGGCGACGCTGCCGCCGGCCGCTTCGATCGCGGCCTTGGCACCAGCGGTGGCGCCGACGCCCGTCAGCTTGACGGCCTTGGTGAGTTCGCCGGTCTTGATGATCTTCACCACCTTGGCGAGCTGGCCCACGAGGCCGGCTTGCTTCAGGGCGAGCACATCGACTTCGGCCAGGCCGAGCTGCTCGAGAGCAGCCAGCGTGACTTCGGCGTTGAACTTGAGCGTCTGCGACTTGAAGCCACGCTTCGGCAGGCGACGCTGCAGCGGCATTTGACCGCCTTCGAAGCCGACCTTGTGGAAACCGCCTGCGCGCGACTTCTGGCCCTTGTGACCGCGACCCGCGGTCTTGCCGATGCCGGAGCCGATACCGCGGCCAACGCGGCGCTTGGCGTGCTTGGCGCCATCCGCCGGCTTGATGCCATTGAGTTCCATATCAGTCTCTCTTACAGAACTTTGACCAGATAACTGATCTTGTTGATCATGCCGCGCACCGCGGGGGTGTCCTGCAGTTCGCTCACGCTGTTGAGCTTGCGCAGGCCCAGGCCACGAACGGTGGCACGGTGCGATTCCTTGGTGCCGATCGGGCTCTTGACCAATTGCACCTTCAGGGTTTGTTGTTGCGTCGTCATTTGAATGCTTCCTTCAGCCTTGCAAGAGCTCGCGCTCAGGCGAAGATTTCTTCGACGGTGAGGCCACGCTTGGCAGCCACTGCGGACGCGGTCGTCGAGTTCTTCAACCCGTCGAGCGTGGCGCGAACCATGTTGTAGGGGTTCGACGAACCATGGCTCTTGGCCACGATGTCGGTGATGCCCATGACTTCGAACACGGCGCGCATCGGGCCGCCGGCGATGATGCCGGTACCCTTGGGGGCCGGGTACATCACGACGGTGGAGGCACCGTGGTGGCCTTGCACCTGATGGTGCAGCGTGCCGTTCTTGATCGGAGCCTTGAACAGGTTGCGACGGGCTTCTTCCATCGCCTTCTGCACGGCAGCGGGCACTTCCTTCGACTTGCCCTTGCCCATGCCGACGCGGCCATCGCCGTCACCGACCACGGTGAGTGCTGCGAAACCGAGGATACGACCACCCTTCACCACCTTGGTGACGCGGTTGATCGCGATCATCTTCTCGCGCAGACCGTCCTCGGGGCCTTCGTTCTGCGTTCTTGCCTGAATCTTTGCCATTTTGAATCTCGTGTCCGGTTAGAACTGCAGGCCGGCTTCGCGGGCGGCATCGGCCAGCGCCTTGACGCGGCCGTGGTACGCGAAACCTGCGCGGTCGAAGGCAACCTTCTCGACGCCGGCGGCCTTCGCCTTTTCGGCGATGCGCTTGCCGATGGCGGTGGCTGCAGCGGTGTTGCCACCCTTGCCCGAGCCGCCGAGCGCGGTACGCACTTCGGCTTCGGCGGTGGAGGCCGTGGCCAGCACCTTCGAGCCGTCGCCGGAGATGACGGTCGCGTAGATGTGCAGGTTGGTGCGGTTCACCGTGAGGCGAGCCACGCCCTGCGTCGCGATGCGGATGCGGGTCTGGCGCGAACGGCGGAGACGCTGTGCTTTTTTGGTCAACATCATTTTGCTGCCCCTTACTTCTTCTTGGTCTCTTTGATCACGATCTTCTCGTCCGCATAACGGATACCCTTGCCCTTGTAGGGCTCGGGCGGACGAACGGCACGGATCTCAGCGGCCACTTGGCCGACGCGCTGGCGATCGGCACCCTTGATCACGATTTCGGTCGGGGTCGCGGTGGCCACCGTGATGCCTTGCGGCATGTCGATGTTGACCGGGTGCGAGTAACCGACTTGCAGGTTCAACTTGGCACCTTGGGCGGCGGCCTTGTAGCCCACGCCGACCAGGTTGAGCTTCTTCTCGAAGCCCTTGGTCACACCGACCACCATGTTGTTCACGAGCTGACGAATCGTGCCGCTCATCGCGTTGGCTTCACGCGAGTCGTTGGCCGGCTCGAAGCTCAGCTTGCCGTCCTTGCTGACGACGTTGACCAGTGCGTTGCGCGCGAGGCTGAGCGAACCGCCCGTGCCCTTGACGCTAATCTGGTCTTCCTTGATCTGCACATCCACGCCTTGGGGGATGGCGACCGGCGATTTTCCTACTCGGGACATTTCAGTGTTCTCCTCGATGTCT is from Variovorax paradoxus and encodes:
- the rplO gene encoding 50S ribosomal protein L15, with protein sequence MELNGIKPADGAKHAKRRVGRGIGSGIGKTAGRGHKGQKSRAGGFHKVGFEGGQMPLQRRLPKRGFKSQTLKFNAEVTLAALEQLGLAEVDVLALKQAGLVGQLAKVVKIIKTGELTKAVKLTGVGATAGAKAAIEAAGGSVA
- the rpmD gene encoding 50S ribosomal protein L30, whose amino-acid sequence is MTTQQQTLKVQLVKSPIGTKESHRATVRGLGLRKLNSVSELQDTPAVRGMINKISYLVKVL
- a CDS encoding AMP-binding protein, which encodes MNTVTAPSAQVDRFVHDRLPPAAQLPVFRYDRPELQLPDRLNLVEELLDKAPAKGFGDRPLLRSPQGTLSYSQAAIEVNRIAQVLTEDLGLVPGNRVLLRGGNSVAMALAWLAVVKAGLIAVATMPLLRAKELGDIIEKSQPVAALCDGRLLDELVAAQQAHPVLADIVAFNRPDAPDSLSTRAAAKSGIFEACPTAADDIALLAFTSGTTGKPKAPVTTHRDVLAMCETWPRHVLRARPDDVVVGSPPLAFTFGLGGLLVFPMYAGASIYFPDAPFTPEGLVKLINEVGATICYTAPTFYRQMAPFVKQHGAPTLRISVSAGEALPDATRQLWKEATGLEMLDGIGGTEVFHIYISAAGDEVRRGAVGKAVPGFIAKVVDAEGNEVPRGTVGKLALQGPVGCRYLDDARQADYVKNGWNYPGDSFVQDDDGYFFYQARADDMIITAGYNVGGPEVEDALLKHPAVAECGVIGKPDADRGMIVKAFCVLKPGQTGDAGLVKALQDHVKATIAPFKYPREIEFVSVLPRTETGKLQRFKLRQTEDNRSTTS
- a CDS encoding RidA family protein, whose translation is MMIKLLQPPGWLPPKGYANGVAARGTMVFVGGQIGWNAQQQFESDDFIDQCGLALRNIVEVLREAGAGPEHMVRMTWYVVDRDEYSRRLAELGPVYRDAMGRNFPAMTCVQVAALVEPRAKIEIEVTAVVPD
- the rpoA gene encoding DNA-directed RNA polymerase subunit alpha; amino-acid sequence: MQTTLLKPKTIQVEQLAANKAKVTLEPFERGYGHTLGNALRRVLLSSMVGYSATEVTIAGVLHEYSSIDGVQEDVVNILLNLKGVVFKLHNRDEVTLSLRKDGEGPVLASDIQTPHDVEIINPDHVIAHLSQGGKLDMQIKVEKGRGYVPGTMRRYADEPTKSIGRIVLDASFSPVKRVSYTVESARVEQRTDLDKLLVEIETNGAITAEDAVRASAKILVEQLAVFAQLEGGELAAFDAPAPRSAQQFDPILLRPVDELELTVRSANCLKAENIYYIGDLIQRTENELLKTPNLGRKSLNEIKEVLASRGLTLGMKLESWPPAGLDKR
- a CDS encoding enoyl-CoA hydratase family protein; translated protein: MKHYIGAGNPMHAQFEAKAAYAAKHFAWHYDNGVGTITLNRPERKNPLTFDSYAELRDLFRALNYASDVKVIVVTGAGGNFCSGGDVHEIIGPLTGMRMPELLEFTRMTGDLVKAIRACPQPIVGAIDGVCAGAGAMIALACDLRYGSPATRTAFLFTRVGLAGADMGACALLPRVIGQGRASELLFTGRAMTAQEGHAWGFFNALHESDALLEAATKMARELAEGPSFAHGMTKTMLAQEWSMTIDQAIEAEAQAQAICMQTEDFRRAYEAFAAKRKPVFGGD
- the rpsE gene encoding 30S ribosomal protein S5, with amino-acid sequence MAKIQARTQNEGPEDGLREKMIAINRVTKVVKGGRILGFAALTVVGDGDGRVGMGKGKSKEVPAAVQKAMEEARRNLFKAPIKNGTLHHQVQGHHGASTVVMYPAPKGTGIIAGGPMRAVFEVMGITDIVAKSHGSSNPYNMVRATLDGLKNSTTASAVAAKRGLTVEEIFA
- the rplF gene encoding 50S ribosomal protein L6: MSRVGKSPVAIPQGVDVQIKEDQISVKGTGGSLSLARNALVNVVSKDGKLSFEPANDSREANAMSGTIRQLVNNMVVGVTKGFEKKLNLVGVGYKAAAQGAKLNLQVGYSHPVNIDMPQGITVATATPTEIVIKGADRQRVGQVAAEIRAVRPPEPYKGKGIRYADEKIVIKETKKK
- the rpmJ gene encoding 50S ribosomal protein L36: MRVSASVKTICRNCKIIRRKGVVRVICTDPRHKQRQG
- the rpsK gene encoding 30S ribosomal protein S11 codes for the protein MAKAPANNAAQRVRKKVRKNVADGIAHVHASFNNTIITITDRQGNALSWASSGGQGFKGSRKSTPFAAQVASEVAGRAAVEQGIKNLDVEIKGPGPGRESSVRALAALGIRINSIADVTPVPHNGCRPQKRRRI
- the rplQ gene encoding 50S ribosomal protein L17; translated protein: MRHGHGLRKLNRTSSHRLAMLQNMMNSLIEHEVIKTTVPKAKELRRVIEPMITLAKKPTVANKRLAFDRLRSRDSVVKLFGELGPRFAARPGGYTRILKMGFRVGDNAPMALVELVDRPEVSEVSATEQNAAE
- the rpsM gene encoding 30S ribosomal protein S13, coding for MARIAGINIPPHKHAEIGLTAIFGIGRTRARQICEASGIEYSKKIKDLTDADLEKIRDQIALFTIEGDLRRETTMNIKRLMDIGCYRGFRHRRGLPMRGQRTRTNARTRKGPRKAAQSLKK
- a CDS encoding acyl-CoA dehydrogenase family protein, producing the protein MAKIPAPPSTAHLALPFFDEAHRTLASDLLPWCAAQEVDERDDRAACREWVRRLGDGGWLRYAVPGSAGGALERLDSRALVLLRETLGYHSPLADFAFAMQGLGSGAITLAGTPEQQSRYLGAVGKGEKIAAFALSEPEAGSDVAAMAMRAEPTADGWRLDGSKTWISNGGIADFYCVFAKTDPAGGTRGITVFIVDASTPGLDTSEHIDVMAPHPLATLRFDDCVVPRDAQLGELNGGFKLAMRTLDIFRASVAGAALGMGRRALAEAISHAKNRRMFGQTLADFQLTQAKLGEMAALIDGAALLTYRAAWMRDEAEQRGGAPVGDVSAAAAMAKMAATENASRVIDMALQMHGGLGVKVGTKIEALYRDIRSLRIYEGATEVQQLIIGKSVLRG
- the rplR gene encoding 50S ribosomal protein L18: MLTKKAQRLRRSRQTRIRIATQGVARLTVNRTNLHIYATVISGDGSKVLATASTAEAEVRTALGGSGKGGNTAAATAIGKRIAEKAKAAGVEKVAFDRAGFAYHGRVKALADAAREAGLQF
- the rpsD gene encoding 30S ribosomal protein S4; this encodes MARYLGPKAKLSRREGTDLFLKSARRSIQDKAKFDSKPGQHGRTSGQRTSDYGLQLREKQKVKRMYGVLEKQFRRYFEEADRRRGNTGANLLFLLESRLDNVVYRMGFGSTRAEARQLVSHKAITVNGQSVNIPSYLVKTGDVIAVREKSKKQNRIVEALQLAQQVGIPGWVDVNADKAEGTFKKVPDRDEFAADINESLIVELYSR
- the secY gene encoding preprotein translocase subunit SecY — protein: MATNAATIAKTGKFGDLRRRLVFLLLALVVYRIGAHIPVPGINPDQLAALFQGQQGGILSLFNMFSGGALSRFTVFALGIMPYISASIIMQLMTYVLPSFEQLKKEGEAGRRKITQYTRYGALGLALFQSFSIAVALESSAGLVISPGFGFRITAMVSLTAGSMFLMWLGEQITERGLGNGISILIFAGIAAGLPNAIGGLLELVRTGAMNVIIALFIVAVVVLVTYFVVFVERGQRKILVNYARRQVGNKVYGGQSSHLPLKLNMAGVIPPIFASSIILLPATVVGWFSTGEGGFRWIKDVASALRPGEPIYVLLYAAAIVFFCFFYTALVFNSRETADNLKKSGAFIPGIRPGDQTARYIDKILVRLTLAGAVYITFVCLLPEFLILKYNVPFYFGGTSLLIIVVVTMDFMAQVQNYMMSQQYESLLKKANFKTS